One region of Alosa alosa isolate M-15738 ecotype Scorff River chromosome 1, AALO_Geno_1.1, whole genome shotgun sequence genomic DNA includes:
- the pgpep1 gene encoding pyroglutamyl-peptidase 1 yields MDTKKTVIVTGFEPFGEHKVNASWIAVQELEKLSLGEDIHLLVKEIPVEYKAVSELLPSLWKQYQPELVVHVGVSGMATSVTLEQCGHNHGYNRLDNCDFCPNSQCCIDQGPDCIMSVIDMEAVCKKVNSSSMGVAFSVSKDAGRYLCDYTYYTSLYLGNRRCAFVHVPPLGKRHSAEDLGRALQAVILEMVQRLEDHMDHNQDQDRCQLGH; encoded by the exons ATGGATACAAAGAAAACTGTTATTGTGACAG GATTCGAACCTTTTGGAGAACATAAAGTGAATGCAAGCTGGATTGCAGTGCAG GAGTTGGAGAAGCTGAGTTTGGGTGAGGACATTCACCTGCTGGTGAAGGAGATCCCTGTGGAGTACAAGGCTGTCAGCGAACTGCTTCCGTCACTGTGGAAACAGTATCAACCTGAG TTGGTTGTTCATGTTGGTGTTTCGGGAATGGCCACCTCTGTCACCCTCGAACAATGTGGGCACAATCATGGATACAACCGCCTGGACAACTGTGACTTCTGTCCGAATTCACAATGCTGCATTGACCAGGGACCTGATTGTATTATGTCAGTCATAGACATGGAGGCTGTGTGCAAGAAAGTGAACTCCTCAAGCATGGGTGTTGCCTTTTCTGTGTCAAAGGATGCTGGCAG ATACTTATGTGACTACACCTACTATACCTCACTCTACCTGGGCAATCGCAGGTGTGCTTTTGTGCACGTGCCCCCCCTTGGGAAACGCCATAGTGCGGAGGACCTGGGCCGAGCTCTTCAGGCTGTTATCCTGGAGATGGTCCAGAGATTGGAGGACCATATGGATCACAATCAGGACCAAGACCGTTGCCAGCTTGGACACTGA
- the jund gene encoding transcription factor jun-D — MEITFYPDDVLNKSRGISSIYSQDSMMKKDINSEDQGSANLKQDLPDTEGILNSPDLLKLASPELERLIIQSNGMVTTTPTSQFVYPKSVSDEQEFAEGFVKALEDLHKQNQLNGGPCLPPVSRLSANTTLALQTDLPVYTNLNTYGNSPLGTTVNYSTDTIPFPPPPSHPLSAQQQAQTRLQSLKDEPQTVPDIQSFGDSPPLSPIDMDTQERIKAERKRLRNRIAASKCRKRKLERISRLEDKVKSLKTQNTELASTASVLREQVAQLKQRVMNHVNNGCQLLPNQVQAY; from the coding sequence ATGGAAATAACCTTCTACCCTGACGATGTGCTGAATAAATCTCGAGGAATTTCAAGCATCTACTCTCAAGACAGCATGATGAAGAAGGATATCAACTCCGAAGATCAAGGCAGTGCCAACCTTAAGCAGGATCTGCCCGATACCGAGGGCATTCTGAATTCTCCGGACCTGCTGAAACTGGCGTCGCCGGAGTTGGAGCGACTGATTATACAATCCAACGGTATGGTCACGACGACACCGACCTCACAGTTTGTCTACCCGAAGTCAGTGAGCGATGAACAGGAATTTGCCGAGGGCTTCGTGAAAGCTCTGGAAGACCTCCACAAGCAGAACCAATTAAATGGGGGACCGTGCTTGCCTCCAGTGAGCCGACTCAGTGCCAACACAACCTTAGCCCTACAGACTGATCTACCGGTGTACACGAACTTAAACACCTATGGAAATAGCCCGCTGGGCACTACAGTGAATTATTCCACGGACACCATTCCCTTTCCTCCGCCGCCTTCGCATCCCCTGAGCGCGCAGCAACAAGCGCAGACAAGACTCCAGTCACTCAAGGACGAGCCTCAGACTGTGCCGGACATTCAGAGCTTTGGCGACAGTCCACCTCTTTCGCCCATCGACATGGATACACAGGAGCGCATCAAAGCCGAGAGGAAAAGGCTTCGTAACAGAATAGCCGCTTCAAAGTGCCGTAAGAGGAAGCTGGAGAGGATATCCAGGCTAGAGGACAAGGTGAAATCCCTGAAAACCCAGAACACCGAGCTTGCGTCGACAGCGAGTGTACTCAGGGAGCAAGTGGCCCAGCTGAAACAAAGGGTCATGAACCATGTGAACAATGGCTGTCAGCTACTTCCAAATCAAGTTCAAGCGTACTGA